TAGAAGTTGCGAAAAATTATCCGGAAAACGAATTCAGAATATTGAAAAAATGGAGTGAGAATGATGAATAAAGAAGAATTACAGATGCTGGGCTTTGAGATTGTCGCATATGCTGGTGACGCTAGAAGTAGCCTATTAACAATTATTAAAGAAGCCCGGGCTGGCAATTTTGAAAATGTTACGACACTTATGGCTGACGCTGAGGAAAATTTGAATTTGGCCCATAATGCTCAAACCAAATGTCTGGCCGCAGAAGCAGAAGGTGAAGACTTAGATATCGGTTTTATCTTTGTTCATGGGCAAGATCATTTGATGACGACTATTCTTTTAAAAGAATTAACAGAAAACTTTGTCGACTTATATAAAGAAAAATACAACAAATAAACAAAGGTTAAGGAGGAAATGAAATGAACGCCATTATTAAACAAATCGAAAAGCATCAGGCAACTTTTCAAAAGATTTCAAGAAACATTTACTTGTCGGCGATTAAAGATGGTTTCTTGGCAGCGATGCCAGTTATCTTATTTTCCAGTATTTTTATCTTGATTGCGGCGATCCCGCCAATTTTTGGTATTACACT
The DNA window shown above is from Enterococcus montenegrensis and carries:
- a CDS encoding PTS lactose/cellobiose transporter subunit IIA, which encodes MNKEELQMLGFEIVAYAGDARSSLLTIIKEARAGNFENVTTLMADAEENLNLAHNAQTKCLAAEAEGEDLDIGFIFVHGQDHLMTTILLKELTENFVDLYKEKYNK